DNA from Streptomyces luteogriseus:
TACGCGCCAGTAACAAGACGGCTCTCCCTACCGAGAGCGTCACGGGGAGCAGGGGCCGGCCGGGGGACCCGCCGGGCCCTGACCAAGGAAGTCATGTACAACAATCTCAGATCGAGGCTCGCGACGTTCATCGTCGCGTTGTCCGTCCTCTTCGCAGGATCCATGGGCAGTGCCGCAGCGGCCACGTCCGCCAGCGACAACAGCGTGGAACGGTTGGCGACCATCGTCGCCAAGGTGCGTCAGTACGCGAACTGTGACGGCCTGCCACTGCTGGAACGGCCCCGCTGCTACAAGGAGTTCGCGGGAAACGCCGTGAAACTGGGCATCGGAGTGGGTCTGTTCCTGTTCATCACACAGGACGCCATGAAGGACCACGGTGCCGGCTTCGCTGCGCTGGACAAGGACCTGAAGGCGCTGCACGCACTCAAGCCGCAGGACCTGCTGGACCCGGCCAAGGAACCCGACCCGCAAAAACAGTTGAAGCTGCTGGAACAGGCGGTCAAGACCCTCCAGAGCGCCAAACCGCACTTGGACAAGGTCGGCAAGAACCTCGGCAGGGCGACCGACCTGCTGGGGACGCAGAGCGACTCGCTCCTCGCCGTCACCATCCTCACCATCGCGCTGGGCGACTACTACCCGGACTACACACCACCCAAGTACCCCGCGGCCAAGCCCATCTTCGACTTCGAGAAGGACCTCGCCGAGCTCAACGCGGCCTTCGACCAGATGAACGAAGGCTTCGCCCAGATGGACCGCGGACTGCGGACCATGAACGAGGGCGTCGCGGAGGTCAACAAGGGCCTGGCACAGGCGAACAAGGGCATCTCCAAGGCCAACAAGGGCATGAAGGAGATGAACGCGGGCATCGCACAGGCGAACCAGGGCGTCAAGGAGGCGAACAAGCACGTACCCGGGATCAAGAAGGGCGCGCAGAAGTTGCGCGAGATACCGGACATCGACTTCGACTTCTCCCACATCGGTGACACCTGGGGCACCGGATCCTCGGGCCTGGACGACGCCGAGCAGCAGCGCCGGATGTCCCTCCTGCTGGACCTGTTGCCGGGCATCGGCGACGGCAAGGGCGTCGTCGAGGCCGTCGTCGGCAAGGACCTGGCCACCGGTGACAAGCTCAGCGCCAAGGAGCGGGCGCTGGGCGGCCTCTCCGTATTGCACTGGCTCAGGGCCGGCGGCAAGCTTCTGACGGCAGAGGACGTCAAGAAGGCTCGCAAGGGCGAGGGAGCCGTCCCCTGCAACAGCTTCCCGGCCGGCACCCCCGTACTGATGGCGGACGGCACGCACCTGCCCATCGAGCGGGTGCGCGTGGGCGATGAGGTGCTCGCCACCGACCCGGAGAGCGGGCGCACACAGTCCGAGCCCGTCACGGCCCTCATCACCGGTCACGGCGACAAGGAACTCGTCACGGCCGAGGCGCGCACGGACGACGGCACCTCCTCGGTCACCGCGACCGAAGGGCACCCCTTCTGGATCGAGGACCTCGGGGTGTGGGGCACCGCGGGCGACCTGCGGCCGGGCATGTGGCTGCGCACGAGCGCGGGGACGCACGTACCGGTCAGCGCGGTGTCCGCGTGGACGGCGCAGGACCGGACGGTCCACAACCTCACCGTCGCGGACCTGCACACGTACTACGTGGTAGCGGGCACCACCCCGCTGCTCGTCCACAACGCCAACGGCTGCGGCGTGTGGAAGTCGGAGTTCGACGCCCTCCCGAAGGGCAAGCAGTCACACGTCCGTGAGATGTCCAGCGTCGCCGACATGCGCAAGGCGTTCGAGAAGTGGACCGCTGGCGCGGAGCGCCTGCCCGCACGCGGGCCCAAGATCCCCGAGGTGTACAAGCTGGCGGACGGCACGGTCATCCAGTGGCGTACTTCGTCGAGGTCCGGCGGGGAGACGATCGACATCTTCCCCGTCGGGGGGAAGGGCATGAAGGTACACCTTCCCGATGAATAGGAGTCCGGATGAATAGGGACGTCATCGTGCGTGAGCTCCTCGTGGAGGGGCTCGGCGACTGGGTACCCGTGGACAGGCTGATCGGGCTCGCACGCGAAGCGGCCGAGCGGTCGCGGAGCGACTTCAGGGCCGTCGCGATCGAGGTCCTCACCCATCTGGTGCGGGACGGCTTCATGATCGTCGGAGAGCTCAGCGATGGCGGCTTCGAGGCGTGGCCCGGAAGCGCCGACGAGGTCCTGGAAAGAGCCGTGGCCGCGCTGGACGGTGTCCACTGGGCACCGGCCGGGGGCGGTTGCTGGCTCATGAACACCCCGAAGGGAGACCGTACGGCTGCGGCATGATCGCGGCGGCCTGGGAGCCCGGGTGAACCATGGTGCCCTTCGCCACCGGCCGGTGGCGAAGGGCACCGCGCGTTGACTTCCTCACCCGCGTCCAGGCCGAGCCCGGCCTGCCGGTGTCCGCGTGCGATGGAACTGACCCAGCTGGTGGTCAGCGAGCTGGTCACAACGCCCGCAAGTACGCCCCAGGGCCGGTGCTGATGGAGCTGCGCGTCGCCGGGGACCTGGTGGAAGTGGTCGTGTGGGACAGCGACCCCGTCCTGCCGGTGGCCCGGGCCGCCGACGCGGGCCGAGTCGGGCAGCATGGCCTGGAGATCGTCATGGCCATCGCGCAGGGTTTCGAGGTCCAGCGGGAGCCGGTCGGTAAACGCATCACCGCCCGCATCGCCCTGCCCGACGACCTGGGCGGGGACGTCACCGGACGCCGCCCTCAGTAGCAGGGCAGCGCTCCCGCCGGCGCTAGTTGTATTGATCACGAGCGTTGTTAACACTGGCCGGGCTTGATCATGGCGAAGACCTCCGGTGTGGTGGAGCTGTCTAGGACTGCACCGCACGGAGGTCTTCGTGTCCCACCGTAATGCCCGGCTGACCGTTCACGGCAGGCGGCTGCTTGTCGAACGTGTCCGCACCGGACGTCCCGTCGCGCATGTCGCCGCCGAGATGGGCATCTCCCGTGTCACCGCTCACAAGTGGATGCGCCGCTGGCGGACCGAAGGCGAGCAAGGACTGCACGGCCGATCCAGCCGTCCGCGCACGACACCGCACCGCACGCCGGGGGCGATCGAGGCCCGCGTGTGCCGTCTTCGGCAGGACCGCAAGCTGGGCCCGGCCTGCATCGGACCGATCCTGGGCCTGCACGCCTCGACCGTGCACCGCGTCCTGATTCGTCACAGCCTGAACCGCCTGTCCTTCCTGGACCGGCATGGTGTCGAGGAACTCGTAGCGCGCCCACCGCCGGGCCTGCGTGGGGTCGGGCCATGTCCACCCCGGCGGGAGGTTGTAGTCGTACGCCCCGTCCGGGCCGAACGCGGCCTCCTCGACCAGGTCCTCCCGCTGTCCCACCGGCACCGACTCCAGATGGGCCCGGTCGACGATCAGGACCTCCATGCATACGCCCATGCGGTCAGCATACGAACCGGCTGGCCACCGGCTTGGAGGTGTCTCGAGCAACGCCGCTCCGCGACGTGCCTCGTGCCCTCTCACGTCGGCCTGACCAGCGCGCTGGGGCGGTGCCCCTGTCTCTTTGGTCAAGGTCGTGGGCCAGGATGGCGGCATGGCGACCTGGTTCCGTACCTACTACGAGGACGAAGATCTGTGGCCGTATTTTGAGGCCGATGCCGAGGGCTGGGACGGCGGCGCGACACGTTGAGGTCCGGGGGCGGGACTCGCGACCGGTGACGGCAGCCTCTCTGGAAGAAGTTCTGCACTTGCATGATCATGCCGATCTCGCAGCGATGGGCCGCTATGAACGGTAGTACGGAGTTCTCGCTGAAGACCCCGTGGACGGCTGGCGGAACCAGCCGCAGGCGGCCGAGATCTCAGCGGAGGAGTTCGAGCGGCTGTGGGCTGAAGCACGGCGGCCTCTCGGCAATTCAGCCTGACCTGGCGGTCTGGGTTCGGGCGGTTGTACAGGTAGAAGCAACCGAGAGTTCTGTCGCCTCCTTCGTTCTGCTTTCCGTTGATCATGCGCCGGTTGAAGCCGCCGCCACCGGGCTTTGCGCCCTGCCACCTTTGTCGTCGCACAGGCCCGCGATCGCTCCGCCGGTCATGAGCAAGCTGCCGCGTCGCAGCAGCGTGATGGTCTCAGTACGCCCCGAAGGACCAGAAGACGCCTACCTCTTCCTCGTTCACCGCGATCACGCCCAGGTCTTCGAATATGTCGAGGCCGGCGATGTACTCGCAGGTGTGGAAGCAGTGGGACGTGGTGTTCTGGAGGCCCGACGCGAGAAAGTCCGGGGCCGGATCGGATGCGGCGGCCGTCGCGTTGGTCCAGTAGCGCGCACCGGGCCCGTACCGCTCGAGCAGGCACCGGGCATCCGCCAACAGGGTGTCCCGGTCCGGGCGGAAGCGGACGGGGGCCGGCTCCGCCTGCCATTCCTCGGCCATGATGGCCAGCGCGGTGACCGCCGACTTTGCCTCCAGGGGGTACAGGTGGGCCGGAAGATTCGCTGGGTCCAGCGGGGCGAAGGGGTGGGCGGGCACCGTCCGGCGCGCGGGGTTGGCGCGGTCCCGGTCCAGCCGGACCCAGCCGCGGGGATCGGTGACCGTCCGGTGAAACACGGCGTGGACGTCGTGCGCCCAGGCCTCGCGCCGTCGAGGGCCGGTTGACACGAAGGTGTACGTGTCGTACAGCAGCCGCAGCGCCGCCGCGTTCCAGGGGCTGCGACGGGAGCGGAACTCTGCGAGCAGGCCGCCGACTTCACGGGAGAAGGCGTCCTTCGGCTCGCGCGGCACGCTCCGGAGCCGGTCCAGGGTCCAATGGACGAGCTCGCCCCCTTCTCCCGCCGCGAGGCTGAACGGATCCGGCGAAAGCGCGTCGCCCGTCGCGTCCCACAGCGCCTCCAGATGGGCGTCCAGCAAGTCCAGGGCCCTCTGATCGGCAGATGCAAGCATCCCGCCACTGTGACAAATCCGCTAACGATCACTAGATGGATGATGCGCTGACCTGGGAATTTAGTGATCGTTTCAGGATTTTTTGCTGTGGTGTGGAGCAGCTCTGAGCTGGGTTTCAGGGGGAGCTTCGGGATCCGGAGAGGATCTGAGGTGCAGGTTTAGTGATCGTCTCGGAATGTAGTGATCGGTATGGGATTTTGCTATGACTGCGTGGTCCGGATAGCTGCTGCCGTAGCAGGCAACGTTTGCCCGGTAACCGCCTGGGGCGTCAGCTCTGAGGGGTGCGCTCGCGTCGGCGCTGCGGAGCAGATGCACAGGCCCTCATGGCTGATGTCGTCGAGCATCCCCTCTGCGACCAGGAAGTCCGCCAGTTTAGTCAGGCTCCAAGTCGAAAAAGGCAGGTCGTGTTCGGGCGGCTTGGACTTCGCGATCTTCTTGATCTCGCGGCTCTCGGGCAGGGTGAAGGTCTTGGGCTGGCCGCCCTTGTACTTCGGATACAGCGAGTCGAGGCCGTCGGCGTTGAATTGTGGAATCACATCCCGGATCCGCTCCGCGCTGGTGAAGGTGACCTCGGCGATCTTCGCCACCGGCATGCCCTGGGCGGACAGCACGACCATCTGGGCATACCGCCAGGTCACTACCGACCCGGTTCCCCGGCGGATGATCCGAAGCAGCCGCCTGTCTTCGTCATCGCCGATGTCGCGTACACGTACTCGTTCGGCCGTTCGGACAGGGTGGCGGCCACGCGCCGCCCGGCACAGCACTGGGACAGCGCGTCACATCACAACAGGTCAAACTGCCTGCTGCGGCAGTAGGTAACTACGCATGCCTTCAGACTCCACCGTCCGTAGCGGCGGTCCGAGCGGTTGTGGATCTGGTCGAACCCTTGCGGGAGTCCGCGCGATCGGACCTGGACGTGGAGCAGGCGCGCTGTCCAGCGTTCCGTTCCGGCAGCACTGAGGCGATGAGGTCGGCGAGGTACGGCAGGTGATCGTCGAGGAAGAAGTGGCCCCCTGCCAACAAGTGAAAGGAGAAAGCAGCCCGTGTTTCGCTCTCCCAGGCCCGTCCGCCCTCGACTGTGACACCTGGGTCTTTGTCACCGGCCAGGACCGTCACAGGGCAGTCGAGCCGGGGCGCGCTCCGGTAGACGTAGTTGTCCACGATCCGGTAGTCGGCGCGTACTGGCGGAAGGAAGAGGGGCAGGAAGTCGGGGGAGGACAGCAGTTCGCCGGCCGTCCCGGACAATTGTTTTATCTTTTCGATGAGTTCGGCGTCGGACATCTCGCTCACTGGCTTCCTCCTCACGGGCCACTGCGGTAGCGAGGGGCCGCGCCGACCGGAGACGAACAGGGCGGCCGGCGCTCGTCCCTCGGCCGCCAGGCGTCGCGCGGTCTCGAATGCCAAGAGCGCGCCCATGCTATGCCCGAACAGGATCGTCGGCGTTCCATCGACAGGCGCCGGAAGCGCGGCG
Protein-coding regions in this window:
- a CDS encoding polymorphic toxin-type HINT domain-containing protein, translating into MYNNLRSRLATFIVALSVLFAGSMGSAAAATSASDNSVERLATIVAKVRQYANCDGLPLLERPRCYKEFAGNAVKLGIGVGLFLFITQDAMKDHGAGFAALDKDLKALHALKPQDLLDPAKEPDPQKQLKLLEQAVKTLQSAKPHLDKVGKNLGRATDLLGTQSDSLLAVTILTIALGDYYPDYTPPKYPAAKPIFDFEKDLAELNAAFDQMNEGFAQMDRGLRTMNEGVAEVNKGLAQANKGISKANKGMKEMNAGIAQANQGVKEANKHVPGIKKGAQKLREIPDIDFDFSHIGDTWGTGSSGLDDAEQQRRMSLLLDLLPGIGDGKGVVEAVVGKDLATGDKLSAKERALGGLSVLHWLRAGGKLLTAEDVKKARKGEGAVPCNSFPAGTPVLMADGTHLPIERVRVGDEVLATDPESGRTQSEPVTALITGHGDKELVTAEARTDDGTSSVTATEGHPFWIEDLGVWGTAGDLRPGMWLRTSAGTHVPVSAVSAWTAQDRTVHNLTVADLHTYYVVAGTTPLLVHNANGCGVWKSEFDALPKGKQSHVREMSSVADMRKAFEKWTAGAERLPARGPKIPEVYKLADGTVIQWRTSSRSGGETIDIFPVGGKGMKVHLPDE
- a CDS encoding thioesterase II family protein, giving the protein MSAERASITPPYTNRETKREDALVGDWIRRFHPAPNAGSRLLCFPHAGGSASVYHALSAAVAGNIEPLIVQYPGRQERLGEPFAERAEEVAAAVLAALPAPVDGTPTILFGHSMGALLAFETARRLAAEGRAPAALFVSGRRGPSLPQWPVRRKPVSEMSDAELIEKIKQLSGTAGELLSSPDFLPLFLPPVRADYRIVDNYVYRSAPRLDCPVTVLAGDKDPGVTVEGGRAWESETRAAFSFHLLAGGHFFLDDHLPYLADLIASVLPERNAGQRACSTSRSDRADSRKGSTRSTTARTAATDGGV